TGAATATGCAAATGACTGAACGAGAAAAGCGATTTTTAGAGTTAGCAGAAGAATTTCAACAAGATTATTGTCTGCTACGTGATGAAGTTGTGAATACACAATTTCTCGATCTATCAGATGATTTGTATGAAAAAGTTCATGCGCTATATGAGAAGGCGCAACAGATATACGGCTATATATCTAGTACGAGGCAAATTGGTAATTATTATTTGCTAGCTTGTTTAAGTTATTTTGCATCTCCTGATACTAGTAATACGCAAAATTTAACGTCTCAACGTTATCTGATTCTGCAAGCAAGTTTTTTAACTTATCGACATTACCAAGATTTTTCAAAAATTCCTAAAGGTGAGAATAAGAAAAAACAGGTCTGTGATCTCTTGCGTTATGTATCACGATATGTGCTGCATTCTAGTAATGCTGAATTATTTGAAGAATGCAGTAAGCTATTAAATCGTTATGTCATGTACGAACGTAGCTTGAAAAACGAGGATCGTAATCAACTTTTTAATATTAATGATTTTCAAGAAATAAAAGTAATTGAATATTTATCGGCACTATTGATCATATTTATACGACTAGATGATCGTAGTGTTGTTCTTCGTCAACGTAAGTCAAAAGAACGGAAAGCTTTACAATGGCCAACTAAAAACGAAGTCAGAATATTTCGTGAAATAAAATCAGGTAAGCAAGAAGATGTCGGATATAACGCAAAAATCAGTTTTCATGATGCCTCTCTTCACAAAGATGAAGATGGTGAAATTGAGCTTGCAGACGCTGAAGTAGAGTTATATTCAGAAGATGAAAAGACTAAACAATTTAATCATATAATTAGTGATTATGTTGCGCATTACACGCGTCATCGCCAACGCCGGCATGCTCCATTTATTACAAATCCTCATTATTTAGCGCCGGACGTACTGAAGCAAGTTGTATATGTACTAAGAGCCGAATTATTTGGAAACTGGAAAGATGCTGCAATAGCTGCTGCATGTTTATTATCACTGTTGACAGGATTATCACCCGTTGCACTGATGAATTTTAACGAGCTTATTCAAGATGGAATTTTGATCCAAAAAGGTTCACGAAAACGACGGGAATATTTACTCAATTTAGATTTAAAAATTTCAGAGCAGAAAATACAGCGTCTTAATCATGTGCGATGGAATGAAGAGATGTCGCATCAACTACATCTACCTGCGGCATGGTTTGACTACATCGAGCAAGGAGATAATCCATCTATATCTTCAGCTTATATTAATACCAAGCTTAAGAAATGGCTTGATAATCAGTTTGTAGGTTCGATCACCGTTGAAAAACTTCAAGCACAATTATATTTTCATATATGTTATGAAACATTTAATGAATATCTTGCACATGTGATCGCGGGCCGGGATAGTCAGCATCATATGCCCGGTATTTTTTATGGCGGGCTTCCAAAGGCTCAACTGGATACTACATATCTTTGCTATTTAGAAACAGTGCTTACACCGCATTCTGCTCAATTTGATGAAGACACAGCAGAACTTAATATATTGCAACAAAAATTTAAAATTAGATCTGCTTTATCTATAGGTCGGATAGGGAGCCAACTTGCACTTGCACCAAATTTCGTACAAGAGCAATTTAATTACTTACATAAGCACTGTGAAGAGAATATTCAAAAACATAAACATATCATTAATCAACTGAATGCATATGCCTGCTGGATGTGGCATGTTAGTTTGTTGTGTTTAACAAATCGACCTAAAGAAAGTCTGTTGGGTCAATTGGATGATTACTGTTTTGAACTCAAGCTTTTATATGTGAATGATAAGAAAAATAGTAAGGCAAGAAAGGATGGTCGCTTTATCCCATTATCTGATTTTTTCATCAAAGCATTGCAAAATTACACTACTTTTTTAGAACAAATTATTGAAGCATACGGTTTATTTTTTAGACAAGTCTTTGTAAAGAAGAAAATTACTATAAATGATCTTTTTGGAATGGTCCTAGTTAGTAACGAGAGCCTTCCGATGACTGTCAAAGAGTGGCAGAGTAAAAAAATTAAGTTAATCCCGTTATCAAGGAGCTGGGTAAATGCCTATATGCGAGAGATTTTTCCCAGAAATATGTATTCAAATTGGTTACGCCATTTTGATATGAATTTTTTGATGCATGAGCAGCAAGAGGGTAAACCATCATTAGCATTTAATTTAATTCAGGCCCTTTATGGTCATGACCAACGCGACCGCGAGGCGTTTCATCCTCATTCTTCCGTTATTCCGAATGTATATGTGCAACAAGTACGTCAGCAGCTTCTAGAGAATATTAAATCTCTATCAATTCAACACTTAGAGCGAAAATAGTTGTATGCAAGAATTTGAAGAACTAATAAAACCGCGACTAGATAAACTATTTGTTGATATGGGGAATTTGGTGCAGAAGTGGCTAGATAGACAGCCTTTTTCACCTGAAGTACTGCCACAAGATATGCAGCAAAAAATTGATCAGCAGGTCAAGGAAAAATGGCATGATCTTAAAGATGGAGTTGAATATTTGAGTCGTAAATTGAGCCGAGCTGAACAATCCAAGCTGATGCAATTTACTGAAAATGAATTTAAGAAAAGAAGGAAGCAATTCAACCTTACACAGCTAAATGGAAAACCATACAAAATAAAGCTAATTCCAAATACAAAGCGTATTGTGCTTCCTCGAAAAATTGAAAGTACGGAGTCCCGGTTAAAACAGGGGCAGTTACATGCTCAGGTACTTAATGAGTTGAAACAATATTGGAAAGAATCACTTGAATATTGGGATGATTCTCAAAGTTTATGGGGGAATTTATGCTTAAGTTTGATCTATATTTCAGGCTGTTCAGACGAACAGCATCTGATTGCCATCCAGAAGCAATTGCAGGATGCCATAGAACTTGATACAGATTTGAATTGTTTACATTTATATCATTCCGGCTACAAAAGGATCACGAATCCATTGTTATTGCATTATCGTGTTGAAAACTCCCAATATGGTAATGACGTAGAACAGAGAAAGTTATACCAGTGGAGGCATGTCTTTTTAAATCCATATGCTCAGTTAATTTTGCAATATTTGAAAAAATTGAAAGAGACTCATAAAGTATATCGTCTGCAAGTATCTATACAAGCCTGTATTTTGGAAAGCCTAAGCAAAATTGGTTCGAAAAAAAGTTTGAGCGATCTAAAATATCAAATTAAACGCCGTGGATTTCGTGCATTTAATGATGTGCAGATGGTACTTGAATTTAATCCCAAACTTAGTTTAGATGTTTTTTTGAGTAATGTACTACAACAAGAGATTCATACTGTTTCTTTAAGACCATCTGAATCAAGCTTGCTGTGGAGTCACAAGCGTGATCAAGTCGTTGAACCAGTCAATCAAACTATTCAATTTGAGCAAGAGCAGTTACATATTGAAGTTCCTACAGTTCATCGTAAATTACAAACGATTCCGTACGAGTTGATGTTGTTTGATCAAAAAAAGAGTAGAGCTAAAAAAGTTGAACGTTTAGATAAAAAGAAGAACAGAGAAGAGCGTACGATTCGTCATTGGAAAGAAACCCAGAGTGCTCTAGAGCAGAAGATGCATGATGCTAATACTGATGAACTATTTTTAATCGAGGCGCAACTACGCTTAATTCAATGGTTATTACATTTGAAAAATAAAGGACTTCAATTATCAACCATTGAAAGCTATTTAGGATCTTTTGGTAAAGAATTTATATTTGAAATTTGGCTCAATAAATTAGATTTAAAGCAACAATCTAGTGATGATTATGAAGATTTGTATCGGCAGCTCTTGAACTACAGTAGTGAGCGTGATGAAAAAGCAACTCAACGTGAATCAGTGAAAGGAAAAACCTCTAAGAAAATGCATCAAACCGCACAATACCGTTTTGGGCGTCTGAAAGATTTTCATAAATTTTGCCAAGAGCACTATGATGCGCCAGAGGTATTGGTATTACAGAATTCAAATTTTAAACATTTACAAATTTGCAATGCACGCTTAGTGAGTCCTTCGTTATTTGGCAAGCTGCTGGAACAATTAGAAAGCTTAAGCCAAGAACCTACGGCATCAGAATGGGGGGATCATCTAAGTTGTTTAAAGTTGATGTATTTATTGAGTTATAGAACTGGACTTCGATTAAATGAAGTCCGTTGTCTTAAAATACAAGATGTTATCTGCCCAGAATTACTCTTTAAGGATGGTAAAAGTTCAATTTTTAATAATATAACGCTTCATATCCGAGACAATTCATATCGACGTTTGAAGTCGCAAAGCGCAAATCGTCAAATACCCTTGAAAATTGCCTTGTCAGATCATGAATTTTTAGTAGTACAACATTACATCCAACATCGATATAAGCAGTATATGACTGATTATCAAGATGACCTACTTTTTAGTGTGAATCAACGTGTATTAACTGATCATTGTATTAGTAAAATTACAGTAGATTTGTTTAATCGAATATTAGGTATACACCATGGATTTAGTTTTCACACACTGCGTCATAGTGCAGCGAACTATCTCGCAATAACGTTGCTTGGGTCAAAAGAAATGGTCCATACGTATACTGATTGCGGTTGGGGAAAAGCAAAAAAGATGCGGGATTTATTGTTCGGTGTAAAAGCACGGGCTGATGAAGAAATCATCCAACATAAGTGGCAGGTGCTTGCAGCATGGATCGGGCATAGCAGTATTGAACAGACGGCTTCAAATTACCTTCATGTTTTGGATTTATTAGCAGTCGATCGAATTTATAATTTGCCGTGTATCATTTCAAAAAAAGTATTAGAACAGTGTTTTGGTCCAGTGAAGTCAAGTACAGAGTACATAAACTTAAATCGTTATACTCAGCAGCAGAAATGGTTTGATTCTTATCATCAGCAAACACAGCCATTCACAATGGTTGGCCAACAAGAGAAGAAGTTTAGTATCGAGAATAGTACTCTGACACCTTATCAACGTTTGATAAATTTTAGAGATGCCCGTAGCAAAGATCCCCAAGCTCAAGTATGGCTGCAGCGATGTCAATTGATGTGCACTAAATGGATGAGCCCCCAAAAATTTAACTTAAAAGTTGAAAATATTGAGGGAGAGATTATAGATGAAGGTTGGTTTGAGGATCTTCACAATAAAGCCAGGAAATTGTCTCGTTCTAATGAACGCAATACCTTCCTTGATTTGTACGATCAAGAAGAGAATAGGCCTGACATATATCAAAGAAAGAACAAGATTGATGCTCTAAAAATATTATTACACTTTGGTAAGTTACGTAAGAATTTTTTGCATTTTGTATGTCGAGATCAAGACGATGAGCAACGAATTAGAAGTTTTATTGCTGGAATGAAGCCAATATTAGGAGAAGAGCTAAATTTAGGTATACAAAATTATCCAGTTAATATGAATGCACCTGAGCGAAGAGTTCAATTCAGTTTTCAAAGAATAGACTCTAATAAAAATGTGACAGTTCTGGTTTTATTTAATCTAATGTTAAAAATCATGCAGGAAGATGAGCTTTGGATTAAATAGCCTAAGCTAACTAAAAGGTATTGTTTAAAAATTTCTTTGGTCATAAGTAAACGGCTTTTTTGCTCAAGCCTATACCTTAAGTCTACCGTACAACGAATTGGTGCTCTTACAATAAATCCTTGATCAATCGAGGAAACATATCGATAGGGTAAGCTCAACCACAAGATAAACAGGGATCAAATTAAGCTTATTCTGAGGCAGCTTGGGCAAATTTAATCTTCAAATCTTTGGGCAACAAAGCCGAGCGTTACCGAAATCGAGGTAAAAGACTGCGTATGGGATTTCTTTTAATTGTTGGAATTTACAATATAGAATTGAGAAAGAAATGATTTGTGTAAGAGAACTATTGTTATTCGTATAATTTTAAAACAAGATATCAACTATTTAAAATTGTGATTTTAGCATTTTAAGCATGCCATTAATTCGGTTTGATTAAATTGCAAAGGGGATAATAATGCTAGAAGATGAAAATAACCAACAACTTGATCCAAAATATTCATTGCAGGTTGATTGTGCTTCAGCTTTGAATTTTGTTTTACAGCAAAATTCAGTTCCTCTGATTCGACAAATCCTAATCTCTTCAACTGAAACGATTTCTGGTTCTCGAATCGTTATTCGTTCTAATCCTGATTATTTCAAAGAACACACTATCAATATTGCGAACTTGGAAGGCAATCAATTCTTGGCTCTTGATAAGCCAAAATTAGTTTTTGATATCAAACTATTGCAGGAGTTACCTGAGAATCTTAAAGGCAGTATTGAAATCCTTTGGTTGAATGAAAAGGAAGAGATACTGGCAGAGCAGCGGGCAGAGATTGATTTATTAACCATTGATACTTGGGGTGGGGAACGCCAACCCATAGAATTATTGGCGAGTTTTTCACAACCCAATGCTTCAGCACTCAGCCCAATTTTGGTTAAGGCCAGTGAAATTTTA
This genomic interval from Acinetobacter pullicarnis contains the following:
- a CDS encoding tyrosine-type recombinase/integrase; its protein translation is MQEFEELIKPRLDKLFVDMGNLVQKWLDRQPFSPEVLPQDMQQKIDQQVKEKWHDLKDGVEYLSRKLSRAEQSKLMQFTENEFKKRRKQFNLTQLNGKPYKIKLIPNTKRIVLPRKIESTESRLKQGQLHAQVLNELKQYWKESLEYWDDSQSLWGNLCLSLIYISGCSDEQHLIAIQKQLQDAIELDTDLNCLHLYHSGYKRITNPLLLHYRVENSQYGNDVEQRKLYQWRHVFLNPYAQLILQYLKKLKETHKVYRLQVSIQACILESLSKIGSKKSLSDLKYQIKRRGFRAFNDVQMVLEFNPKLSLDVFLSNVLQQEIHTVSLRPSESSLLWSHKRDQVVEPVNQTIQFEQEQLHIEVPTVHRKLQTIPYELMLFDQKKSRAKKVERLDKKKNREERTIRHWKETQSALEQKMHDANTDELFLIEAQLRLIQWLLHLKNKGLQLSTIESYLGSFGKEFIFEIWLNKLDLKQQSSDDYEDLYRQLLNYSSERDEKATQRESVKGKTSKKMHQTAQYRFGRLKDFHKFCQEHYDAPEVLVLQNSNFKHLQICNARLVSPSLFGKLLEQLESLSQEPTASEWGDHLSCLKLMYLLSYRTGLRLNEVRCLKIQDVICPELLFKDGKSSIFNNITLHIRDNSYRRLKSQSANRQIPLKIALSDHEFLVVQHYIQHRYKQYMTDYQDDLLFSVNQRVLTDHCISKITVDLFNRILGIHHGFSFHTLRHSAANYLAITLLGSKEMVHTYTDCGWGKAKKMRDLLFGVKARADEEIIQHKWQVLAAWIGHSSIEQTASNYLHVLDLLAVDRIYNLPCIISKKVLEQCFGPVKSSTEYINLNRYTQQQKWFDSYHQQTQPFTMVGQQEKKFSIENSTLTPYQRLINFRDARSKDPQAQVWLQRCQLMCTKWMSPQKFNLKVENIEGEIIDEGWFEDLHNKARKLSRSNERNTFLDLYDQEENRPDIYQRKNKIDALKILLHFGKLRKNFLHFVCRDQDDEQRIRSFIAGMKPILGEELNLGIQNYPVNMNAPERRVQFSFQRIDSNKNVTVLVLFNLMLKIMQEDELWIK